A region of the bacterium genome:
ACCGGCCGTCGGCTCGTCCAATACGACAATGTCGGGATCATGGACCATCGCCTGCGCCAGACCCACGCGCTGCCGGTATCCCTTCGAGAGCTGGCCCACGTCCTTGTGCATCACGTCGCCCAGTCCGCAGCGTTCGATAATGTTCTTCCGCCGTGACGGCTGCTGATCCTTGGCGATTCGCCGCAGGTCAATCACGTAGTCCAGATAGTCGGATACGCTCATGTCCTGATAGACCGGAGCCATTTCCGGAAGGTAGCCGATCTTCCTGCGGACCTCCAGCGAATGCTCCTCCACGTCCAGGCCATCCACCCGAATTGTCCCCGATGTGGGAGGCATGTAGCAGGTAATCATTCGCATGGTGGTGGTCTTCCCGGCTCCGTTCGGACCGAGAAAACCGAGAATCTGACCCGAGGGAATGGACAACGTGACATTGTCCACCGCCTTCGCGCCAGTGTAGGATTTGGTAACCTGTGACAATTCGATCATAGACTGTTCACCATAGAGAATGTCCAGTTGACACGACTTTCACTAACTAAAAATTTACTCCTCACGGCGGGCATATGTTCCCAAAATCCCGGTCGAGTGTTCATCTTCTGCATCTCCAAATAACATATTGATAAATAGTATAATCTGCAATCATCCACCCATTCTCAGACAGATAGTTGAGAGACATCACAGTATTTGACCCTCTGGTCAACTAAGGAGCGGGGCCTATCGAGGCTTGGCCAGATCCACCCGGATCTCACGCACCGAGTCCCCCGCGGAAAAAGTCAGGGCTTCAGTGTAGTCCGGGAACTCCGGATTACGGAGCGTAATCGTATGGGTTCCCAGCGGCTGGAAGATGATCTTCGAGGAGGGTGTGCGAAGGACGAATTGATCGTTGACGTACACGTCCGCCCACGGTTTCACGGAAGCAATGCGGATTCGTGCGACGTAGTCATACAAATTCACCTGCAAGCGGGTGGTATCTCCACCGCGAACGGCTGCCGCAAGAATGATCGGCAGCCCGATTTCGGGATTCATAAAAACGACGTTATAGCTACCCGCTCGCACCTCTATTGTCCGCTTGAGCGGCGTGGTTCCCACCAGCGAATCGCCGATATACACCTGCGCCCACGGCCGGCTCACGACTTCGAGAAAGCCCGTCTGCGGCTCAAGAACCGGCTCGATGGGCTTCTCGACGGGAATTTGAGGTTCAACGCGCGAAGTGAGCCGCCGCCCTTCCGTGTCAAGGAATTCTTCGGGAACAGGTTCGCGTTGAACCACCGGAATCGTGTCGGATCGTCCCGGCGGCACGTTGGCTGAATCAAAGGGCGAAACGGCAGCCATCGTGTCCATCGGTTGCTGCTCGCTCGTTCCCTCTTCGGTGGTTGGGCGCGTCAGCGTGGCGAGGTGAAAGATCAGGCCGGCGCCGGCAACCAGTAGGGTAATAATCGTGAACAGGCGGAACGGCTTGGACCAGGCTCGAATCCGTGCCACCGAGGGCGTAGTGGCTCGGCGTTGCGGCTCGCCGGAGAGAAAATCCTGAATCAGCGCTCGGGGCAGGCGGCTCTCGGGATTGCTGTCCTGCAATCCCTGCCGCGCGACGGCCGCCGAACGAGGTCGTTTCGCGGGCGACCGCTCCAGCATAGCGGCCAGAACCGGCCGTACCGCCTCGGGAACAAGATCGCCGCAGGCGTCCAGTTTCGGCGGCTGATACTTGACCACGTTCTGAAACGTCTCGGCCATCGTGGCGCCTTCATGCACGCGCCGGCCGGTCAACATCTCGAACAGAATCAGTCCCACGGCAAAAACGTCCGTGGCGGGAGTGATCTCGCCCCCTCCCGCCTGCTCGGGAGCCATGTAGGAAGGGGTACCCACCACCATGCCTTCCTGCGTAACCGTCGGTTGATCCTTGAGCGAAGCCAGACCGAAATCGGTGATCTTGACCTCGCCGCGGCTGGAAACCAGCACATTCTCCGGCTTCAGATCGCGGTGAACGATCCCCGCCTCATGAGCCTGACTCAAGCCCGCCAGAATCTCCTCGGCAATCGTGAGCGCCGCTTCCGCGGGAAGCTGTTCCTGATCCTTCATCAGCCGCCGCAGCGTCGTCCCCTCGACGAATTCCAGAATCAGCGACAGCTCGTCCCCTTCCGTGCGCAGATCGTAGATCTGCACCACGTTGGGGTGCGAGAGCTTGGCGATGGCTTTCGCTTCCCGCTCGAAACGGGCGCGCAAATCCGACTCGCGCGCGTATTGCGGGTGGATGGACTTGACCAGAACCTTGCGGTCCAGGTCCGAGTCGAATCCCTCCCACACCGTGGCGACGGCGCTGCGCGCGATCTCGCGCGTGAGCGTCAGACGGCTTTCGGGTGTTGCCATGTGTCGCAGCGGTCAGAAACGCTCGCAATCGAGCGGTGATGTCAGGCAGGACAAGGGATGCGGAGAGTGAGCGGCAAAGCGATGGCCGTAGCGAAGGTTGCGGAGGCGCTAACGGCCGATCTTCCATTCGGCAAGCTTGTAATGCAGCCACCGAAGGGATACGCCCAGCGCCTCGGCCGTGTGCGTCTTGTTGCCCTTCATTTCTTCCAGTGTCTTCAGAACCAGATCGCGTTCGTACTCTTTCAGGGACTTGGCGGCGGCCAGGGGCTTGGCGACTCGCGGAATAATCAATTCATTCGGCGAGATGTCCCGGTCTTCGGCCAGCACGATAGCGCGCTCCACGGCATTCTCCAGCTCGCGGACGTTTCCCGGCCAGTGGTAGTTCTCGAGAATTCGCATGGCTTCGAGCGTGATTCGCTTGACGCGCTCGCTGGTCTTGGTGGCGTGCTTGTTCAGAAAATGCTGAACCAGAAGCGGAATATCGCCGAAGCGCTCGCGCAGCGGCG
Encoded here:
- a CDS encoding protein kinase, producing MATPESRLTLTREIARSAVATVWEGFDSDLDRKVLVKSIHPQYARESDLRARFEREAKAIAKLSHPNVVQIYDLRTEGDELSLILEFVEGTTLRRLMKDQEQLPAEAALTIAEEILAGLSQAHEAGIVHRDLKPENVLVSSRGEVKITDFGLASLKDQPTVTQEGMVVGTPSYMAPEQAGGGEITPATDVFAVGLILFEMLTGRRVHEGATMAETFQNVVKYQPPKLDACGDLVPEAVRPVLAAMLERSPAKRPRSAAVARQGLQDSNPESRLPRALIQDFLSGEPQRRATTPSVARIRAWSKPFRLFTIITLLVAGAGLIFHLATLTRPTTEEGTSEQQPMDTMAAVSPFDSANVPPGRSDTIPVVQREPVPEEFLDTEGRRLTSRVEPQIPVEKPIEPVLEPQTGFLEVVSRPWAQVYIGDSLVGTTPLKRTIEVRAGSYNVVFMNPEIGLPIILAAAVRGGDTTRLQVNLYDYVARIRIASVKPWADVYVNDQFVLRTPSSKIIFQPLGTHTITLRNPEFPDYTEALTFSAGDSVREIRVDLAKPR
- a CDS encoding ABC transporter ATP-binding protein — its product is MIELSQVTKSYTGAKAVDNVTLSIPSGQILGFLGPNGAGKTTTMRMITCYMPPTSGTIRVDGLDVEEHSLEVRRKIGYLPEMAPVYQDMSVSDYLDYVIDLRRIAKDQQPSRRKNIIERCGLGDVMHKDVGQLSKGYRQRVGLAQAMVHDPDIVVLDEPTAG